In the genome of Montipora foliosa isolate CH-2021 chromosome 3, ASM3666993v2, whole genome shotgun sequence, one region contains:
- the LOC137994448 gene encoding uncharacterized protein, with protein MASFLKKQLSYPSNGVPKTMTDLRRYEGFFPNMTGATYDPISLMNEEKNLGRETSVSFSSDSTTTSNDDDMFSNTAFPFSSSSDDSTGSSQTSNDTFDGSKAAFLETPKKTPAKRVSPRKPLKPVKSVNPCDPSFKGVTLHMKTTLKKGKRGLKARSEAQLVIDCCFTSRKKRRCSNPEFDCGKPSRQRLAPSGLNPSIFKLQNSPDSLFNDRSPSDVDLGLMTPIQVEKECASCGTFKTPLWRDAEDGTHLCNACGIRYKKYRIRCLRCWYIPKKEEKALPCCTSCGHTYKITLGRKVGNPFSNSE; from the exons ATGGCCTCTTtcttaaaaaaacagctgagtTATCCATCAAACGGCGTTCCCAAGACCATGACTGATCTTCGAAGATACGAGGGTTTTTTTCCTAACATGACTGGAGCAACTTATGATCCCATTTCGCTAATGAACGAAGAGAAGAATCTTGGCCGCGAAACGAGCGTTAGTTTTTCTTCAGATTCCACGACGACTTCCAACGATGATGACATGTTTTCGAACACTGCGTTTCCGTTCTCAAG CAGTAGTGATGATAGCACAGGATCGAGTCAAACGTCTAATGACACTTTTGATGGAAGCAAAGCAGCGTTCCTCGAGACGCCGAAGAAGACACCAGCGAAACGTGTGAGTCCTAGAAAGCCACTCAAACCCGTGAAAAGTGTAAATCCGTGCGATCCAAGCTTCAAAGGTGTTACTTTGCACATGAAAACAACCCTAAAGAAAGGAAAACGTGGCCTTAAAGCGCGCTCCGAAGCGCAGTTGGTGATCGATTGTTGCTTTACTTCCAGGAAGAAACGTCGTTGTTCCAACCCAGAGTTCGATTGCGGCAAGCCCTCAAGGCAGAGGCTTGCCCCCTCAGGGTTGAATCCTTCCATTTTCAAGCTCCAGAACTCTCCAGATTCTTTGTTTAACGACAGGAGCCCTTCTGATGTGGATCTGGGTTTGATGACCCCCATTCAAGTCGAGAAGGAGTGTGCTTCGTGTGGAACGTTCAAAACTCCTTTGTGGCGTGATGCTGAAGATGGCACGCATTTGTGTAATGCCTGTGGAATCAGGTACAAAAAGTACAGAATTCGGTGCTTGAGATGTTGGTACATTCccaagaaagaagagaaagctTTGCCTTGCTGTACAAGCTGTGGCCATACCTATAAAATTACCCTGGGTCGTAAAGTGGGAAATCCTTTTAGTAATAGTGAGTAG